The Paenibacillus yonginensis genome segment TTTTCTTCCCCAGAATAACACTGCGGCTTTTTCCAGTCTTTTCAAGAATCAGACTTTTTTTATAAAAATCAAACTTTCCTTTTTGGGGTTAACGCAAAAAAAGCCGGAACCCGCTGTGCGGATCCGGCTTCTTTACTATTCTTTTGTAAAATCACGAAAGTAAATATGTTATCTTGCTAAGGACGGGCTATCGCCGCCTGGATATGCCTCCCCTCCCCGAGCGGGTGGAAGGTTTTTTGATAGAGGTACGCGGTTTGGTATAACTTCCAGACCCGCTTCCGGTGCCGCCATTTGGGCTGCGTTCAATGCTGCCGCGGCTGCCCGTTCCCGTACCCGTTCCGCTGCCCGCTCCACCCCCTCCGAAGAAACCGCCCGTACTGCCTCCGGTTGTGGAGCCGCGGCGGATAACCGAACCTTTTTTCTCGACCGTCAGCGGCGGCGCCGCCTTTTTCTCAGTGGTTGACGGGGTATGGTAAGTTTGTTTCGGCGCATAAATGTCCCGGCTCGTATAACCGCGGTAACTACCGCCATACCCGCCCAAGCCGTTAAACAAGCTGCCAATCAGCTGAGCGGTCAAATACCCCTGAAGGAAGCTGGAATCGTAGTTCTGTCTTACATAACTTTCCGAATCCACTTCAATGAGCGTGTCTTCCGGGTTACCCGGGTCCTTCTGAAGATGATAATATTCATCCTTGTAGACAAGGAACATATGATCCGGGTCTTCCGGAGACATTTCATCCGGTGTCCGCTGGCCGGCCAGATCTGCAGCCACTTCCGGCACCGTTTCTCCGGCAGCTCTATAAACGTAAGAGCTGGAATTCCCGTTTTGGTTAACCGATTCCAGCGGATAATTCTCTTTGACGACTGAAGGACTGCCGCAGCCGCTCAGCAGGCCGGCCACAAGGCTAAGGATGACAATGATTTTCAGGTATAAACTGTGTCTGTTCTTCATGGAACCACTCCTAGTTCGAGCGGATGACTTGAACATCTCCGGAGATGACTTTTACCCCTTCATACAGCATAAATCTTCCATCCTGCCATTCTATGCGCAGAAGGGAATAATCGTCGGCCTGGAACTGCCAGACATGTTGTTCTCCGCCTTGGAGGAAAGGAGCTCTGCCAAGAACCGTAACCCGCCCCTCAAATTCTTCTTCCAGATAAAATAGTTTGCCGTCCAGCTCAAGCTCCGTCGGCACCTCGGCCGGATTGTCCAGCCGCCCATCAATGACATCATAAAGCGCATATTCCAGCTTCTCGCGTTCTTCAATATGAAGATATTTAATGCGATTTCCGTCCCGCAGCGTAAGCACCACAGCATTCCTGCCAGGATTGCGAACACTGCCCGTCACTTCATAAGTAACAAATTCAACTTCGCAAATATCTCCCGGGCCCAGATCAAGCATACTTTTCTCAGGAAGCTTCGGTGCTTCTTTGGCAAATAAACGGCCTATACGTTTGACTAAATTCATGTTCGCTTCCCCTCTCGCCCGCTACCCTGCGCAGCAGGGGATATCATAAAGAAGGAGAAACCAGAAATCGTTTCCCCCTCAGGTTGCGCAGAACGCAGGTTATTTAGAACGGTATTGTTTGCCTGGTTTATTTCTCGTATTGCTTCAGCAGCGCCGCAAGCTCATCTTCAACGGCTTTGTCTTTGCCGAGCTCTTTAAATTCATCATCCAGCGATTTGGACTTGGCATTAAGTTCGCCAGAAGCTTCGGCTTGAGCTTCCATTTGCAGCATTTTCTCTTCCATCCGCTTCATGCCGGATGCCGCGCTGTCGGCATCAAAGCCGGAGATGGATTTGTTGATTTGCTGCTGGGCTTTCGCAGCGTTATAGCGGGCTACCAGCGTTTCGCGTTTATTTTTCAGCTCGGACAGCTGTTTGCGCATTTCTGCTAGCTTGTCGCGCAGATTGTCGGCGGCTGTTTTGTTCTGTTCGTAATTGGCTTTATATTCAGCAGCCTTCTCTTCCGCCGTCTTCTTCTCTTCGAGCGCCCGGCGGGCCAGGTCTACATTGCCGGCTTTAGCTGCTGTATGCGCCTGCTCGTTGCGGCGGTTCACCAGTTCCTCCTGCTCTTCATAAAGCGCTTTGAATCTCTTCTCAATCGCAATCTGAGCCGCTACCGCTTTCTCGGCATCCTCAAGGTCGGCCTGCATATCCCGGATATATTGATCAGTCATTTTGACCGGGTCTTCGGCTTTGTCAATCATAGCGTTAATATTAGACATCGTTAAATCACGCAGTCTTTTGAAAATGGACATCAGTCAATTCCTCCCATAAATCAAATGTTTTTATGATCATATTTACGTAGAACAACGGATACAGTTTCATTTTTCCACAAAATGATTGAAATATCAAAAACGCGTGCCCCGTATTAAAAAAGACATTATCTGATGATTTGCAGTTGATTTTGAATTGCAAATCCGTTACACTACAATTAGTGATTGATCAATTACAAAATATGCGATTATTTATTCAGGGTCAAGAAAGGAGCTGCCATGGCAAAAAGCAATTCAACCTCTGTGAACAGACAGAAAGATATCGTCTCGGCAGCAATCGAAGTGTTTGCCGAAATGGGCTATTACCGCGCCACAACGGCTAAGGTGGCTGAACGGGCCAGCATATCCCAGCCTTATGTATTCAGATTCTTCTCCACCAAAGAAGAGCTGCTGCTGGAAGCCTTGAAGGTATCCTTTGAACGGATTAACGAAGCCTTCGCCCGAGTGATCCAATCCGCGCCACAAACTTCGCTGGAACAAGAATTGATCGAAGCCTATCAAGACATTATGGATGAGCACCGCAGCGAAATTCTGCTGCAAATGCAGGCCCAGACGATGATGGAACATTCAGTTGCCGAGCTTATGCGCGAATCCTATGCTCAAATCCACGACAATGTCTACCGCGCCTTTAAGGCGGCCGGGCTTGAAGCGCCGATGGAAAAAACCATGCTGTTCCTGGCCAGAGGAATGTTGTGCAACACGGCTATGGCCATCCAGCTGCCTTTGCTCATGAAAATAAACGAATGATTTCGTTTATTTTGCAATTTGGTAATTGATTAATCACTTAATGAATATGCACAAGTAACCGTTCATTTGCTGGAGCGAAGCTTCCTCTTTTGTAATTGATCAATCACTAATTTAATTTAATCTCATTATCTAACCGAAGGAGTGTGTTTTTCTATGAAAAAAGCAATTGTATTAGGCGCCACAGGCGGAACCGGTAGCGCCATAACAGCAGAACTTATCCGCCGAAATATCGAAACCATCGCTTTTGGCCGCTCCGAACGAAAATTAAAGCAGCTTCATCTGACTTTGAACGCCTCTCCCCTCCTCTCCCTGGCTGTTGGAGATGCGTTTGACGCAGAATCCATCATTCAGGCGGCCCAATCCGCAGACGTGATCATCCATTGCGTCGCCGTTCCCTATAACGAAATGATACAAAGCCAGCTCCCTTTAGGCGAAACGGTGCTTACGGCAGCGTCAGCTCTGGGCAAAAAGCTGGTGATCATCGACGGCATTTACCCTTACGGAAAAGCCATTACGCCCCGTGTAAGCGAAACGCATCCCAAACAGCCTCATACCCGAAAAGGCCAAACTAAACTTGCCTTTGAGCAGCTGGTCTTCAGTCCTCGCTGGCAGAATCTTTCCCGGATGATCGTCAGACTGCCGGATTATTACGGCCCAACGGCCAATAAATCCTCCTACCTCGGCATGACGATGGAAGCTATTGCAGCGGGCCGTCCCGCCATGTTTGTCGGCAGTCTGAAGGTGCCCCGGGAATATATTTATCTGCCTGACGCCGCTTATATGATTGCCGAGCTGGCTGCCTGTGAGGAGGCTTACAATGAAGAATGGAACCTGCCCGGATCTGGCATTATTACCGGACATGAGCTTGTACGGCTTGCCCGTCAGGCTGCCGGAATGTCCAAACCTGTGCTGCCGCTGAATAAGCTGCTGCTCCGCATGAGCGGCTGGTTTGACCCTGTCGTCGGGGAAATCGTAGAGATGTATTATTTGACGAAGACGCCGGTGATTCTGGACGGCAGCAAATATACGTCCCGGATCGGGCCGCTTAAAGCTACTCCGTATCAGACGGGAATTCCGGAGACGATTAAGGCCATTCAAGCCGCCAAGCAATCGGCCAGACAAGCAAATTAAACAAGCAGCAAATTAAGCAGCTGCAAAACACCGGCCCCCCGCTATTCAGCAGGGAGCCGGTGCATGTTTTACCAAAAACTGATATTCCAGCAGCTTCTGAACTTCTTATTTCTTCGCCGCGTATTTACGCATATCAAACGCAACTGCAGCAACGATGATCAAACCTTTAATAATCAGCTGCCAATACGGGCTGACGCCGATAAAGGTCAAACCGTAGTTGATGACGGTAAAGATAAGCACGCCTGTTACGACGCCCGGCACGGTACCGATCCCGCCTGTAGTAGAAACGCCGCCGACCACGCACGCTGCGATGGCGTCAAGCTCATACATGTTGCCGTAGTTGTTCGTGGCTCCGCCGGTTCTCGCAGCTTCCAGCACACCTGCCAGGCCGTACAGCGCCCCGGCAATCCCGTAAATCCACAGCAGGTTTTTGGCGACATTAATGCCCGATACGCGGGCGGCTTGTTCGTTGCCGCCAATGGCGTACATGTTTTTGCCCAGCTTGGTTTTATTGAAGACTACCCAGACGATAAAAGCTACAAAAATCGCAATCAACACGATATAAGGAAGGGAATATTCGCCGCTGCCGATACTGCCCGAGCCAATGTCCGTAAAGTCTTTGCGCAGACCGCCGATCGGCTGGGACTGGTTCGGCTTCGTATCGAAATAGAGCGAGTTGACGCCATAGATCGCTACCATGGTGCCTAAAGTCGCAATAAATGGTGGCACTTTGAATTTGGATACGATAAATCCGTTCAGCAAACCAAATAGCAAACCGACAACCAAAGCGATCAGGATCGGAATACCGACCCACAGCTGCGGCAGGTCCGGGAAGAAACGGCGGCCATAGTCGCTGACCTGCAGCATGGAAGCCGAGATAACAGCGGTCAAACCAACCATACGGCCTGCGGACAAGTCCGTTCCGCCGGTAATCAGGATAAACGCAACGCCGAGCGCGATGATTACGCGGGTTGCCGACTGAATCAGAATATCACGCAGGGTGCTGACCGCAAAAAAAGACGGGTCATAAGCAGTGATTGCGATCAGCAAAACAACAAGCACGATGTATATCGCATTTTGTGAGATTGAGCCTCTTAATTTCTGTGTATTCATCTTTCTGTTTCCTCCTTCTCCTGCCCTAATGCTGGGCTGCCAAACGCATAATTTCTTGTTCTGTTGCTTGTTCTCTATCCAGAATGCCGGTCAGACGGCCTTCGGACATGACCATGATGCGGTCTGACATTCCCAGCAGCTCAGGCATTTCAGAGGAAATGACGATAATGCTTTTCCCTTGCTCGGCCAGATCCGCAATAATCGAATAAATTTCGAATTTGGCGCCGACGTCGATGCCCCGGGTTGGTTCATCCAGCAGAAGAATGTCCGGATTGGTCAGCAGCCAGCGGGCGAGCAGCACCTTCTGTTGGTTGCCGCCGGACAGATTCATGATCAAAGCTTTCATATTCGGCGTTTTGGTCCGCAGCTTCTCGATCTTCTCATTGACCTCCGCTTTCTTCTTGCGTTCATCAAGCAGCATATACGGGGTCACGTAAGCATCAAGATTAGCTACGGCGCCGTTCTCGTGCACGGATAATACCGGCAGAATCCCGGTTGCCCGCCGTTCCTCAGTAAGCAAAGCCATGCCGTATTTCTTGGCATCGCCCGGCGATTTGATTTTGACCTCTTTGCCATGGATAGAGATCGTGCCGGACGAAATCTCGCGAAGACCAAACAAGGCTTCCACAAGCTCCGTCCGCTGCGCCCCGACCAAGCCGCCGATCCCGAGAATCTCGCCTTTGCGCAGCTCGAAGGAGATGTCTTTGAACGATTTCGGATCGACCGAGGTTAAGCCGGTTGCTTTGAGAATGACCTCGCCC includes the following:
- a CDS encoding DUF4247 domain-containing protein is translated as MKNRHSLYLKIIVILSLVAGLLSGCGSPSVVKENYPLESVNQNGNSSSYVYRAAGETVPEVAADLAGQRTPDEMSPEDPDHMFLVYKDEYYHLQKDPGNPEDTLIEVDSESYVRQNYDSSFLQGYLTAQLIGSLFNGLGGYGGSYRGYTSRDIYAPKQTYHTPSTTEKKAAPPLTVEKKGSVIRRGSTTGGSTGGFFGGGGAGSGTGTGTGSRGSIERSPNGGTGSGSGSYTKPRTSIKKPSTRSGRGGISRRR
- a CDS encoding DUF4178 domain-containing protein, translated to MNLVKRIGRLFAKEAPKLPEKSMLDLGPGDICEVEFVTYEVTGSVRNPGRNAVVLTLRDGNRIKYLHIEEREKLEYALYDVIDGRLDNPAEVPTELELDGKLFYLEEEFEGRVTVLGRAPFLQGGEQHVWQFQADDYSLLRIEWQDGRFMLYEGVKVISGDVQVIRSN
- a CDS encoding PspA/IM30 family protein yields the protein MSIFKRLRDLTMSNINAMIDKAEDPVKMTDQYIRDMQADLEDAEKAVAAQIAIEKRFKALYEEQEELVNRRNEQAHTAAKAGNVDLARRALEEKKTAEEKAAEYKANYEQNKTAADNLRDKLAEMRKQLSELKNKRETLVARYNAAKAQQQINKSISGFDADSAASGMKRMEEKMLQMEAQAEASGELNAKSKSLDDEFKELGKDKAVEDELAALLKQYEK
- a CDS encoding TetR/AcrR family transcriptional regulator; this translates as MAKSNSTSVNRQKDIVSAAIEVFAEMGYYRATTAKVAERASISQPYVFRFFSTKEELLLEALKVSFERINEAFARVIQSAPQTSLEQELIEAYQDIMDEHRSEILLQMQAQTMMEHSVAELMRESYAQIHDNVYRAFKAAGLEAPMEKTMLFLARGMLCNTAMAIQLPLLMKINE
- a CDS encoding NAD-dependent epimerase/dehydratase family protein, giving the protein MKKAIVLGATGGTGSAITAELIRRNIETIAFGRSERKLKQLHLTLNASPLLSLAVGDAFDAESIIQAAQSADVIIHCVAVPYNEMIQSQLPLGETVLTAASALGKKLVIIDGIYPYGKAITPRVSETHPKQPHTRKGQTKLAFEQLVFSPRWQNLSRMIVRLPDYYGPTANKSSYLGMTMEAIAAGRPAMFVGSLKVPREYIYLPDAAYMIAELAACEEAYNEEWNLPGSGIITGHELVRLARQAAGMSKPVLPLNKLLLRMSGWFDPVVGEIVEMYYLTKTPVILDGSKYTSRIGPLKATPYQTGIPETIKAIQAAKQSARQAN
- the mglC gene encoding galactose/methyl galactoside ABC transporter permease MglC; amino-acid sequence: MNTQKLRGSISQNAIYIVLVVLLIAITAYDPSFFAVSTLRDILIQSATRVIIALGVAFILITGGTDLSAGRMVGLTAVISASMLQVSDYGRRFFPDLPQLWVGIPILIALVVGLLFGLLNGFIVSKFKVPPFIATLGTMVAIYGVNSLYFDTKPNQSQPIGGLRKDFTDIGSGSIGSGEYSLPYIVLIAIFVAFIVWVVFNKTKLGKNMYAIGGNEQAARVSGINVAKNLLWIYGIAGALYGLAGVLEAARTGGATNNYGNMYELDAIAACVVGGVSTTGGIGTVPGVVTGVLIFTVINYGLTFIGVSPYWQLIIKGLIIVAAVAFDMRKYAAKK